actTTTCCGACCTATTTTTGCTTCCTGTTTTTGCAGAGCAAAAGAAACTTTTCTGAGAAAGCGAtgtgaaaaatgttttattctaGAGCAGACAGAACATTACTAGGAGTCTTCTTTTTATGGTCTCTAACAGGACTAGATCTCTGTTCTAGAAAGAGAGGGAATTTatagctatttttttattcttttacaagttagcctttgactacaatctcacctgctggtaaatgatgatgcaatctaagatggaagcggctaacttgttaggagtaggatgaaatccaccctcctttcggtttctacgcgatgTCGTACCAGAACGGTCAtggtcacggccgaagcctcccaccagccagacctggaccaattaaaaaaacctcaatcggcccagccggtgatcgaacccaggaccaccgtcttgtaaatctaccgcgcataccactgcgctacggaggccgtcaaaaagcttCGTTGTCAGCCTAAactaatacttataataacagctttatacttaaaatattgtcatgatattttttcattataaattctATGAATACAAATAAGGACCAATGTAGGCACTATTATGTGCTATTACACAAcaaaaaattctaataaaaaaccCACGAGATAGATTTAATCTCCATACAGTTTTGGCCTTTTGGAATGTTTTGGTATTGAAAAAGCATACCTTGACCTTCTTTGCTAACGACACTACGTGTTGTGTAggtacaaaatttaataaaactaattatgttattatagGCCTATACCCTATGAGGGATctttataatggggatgatgactaggtttgaatatattgatttttatgatacattcgggtaaatagggtcaatgttaactaatttatacataaaaagcatagattgactggatatttgcaaaataaatgagattataaaatttcaaaatctattaaaaatattttatcgtaattagatgaaaattcatacagttttagcttccttacattaaatgtgacatttttttaatatatgaactataagcataaacgcacaaataacaaagatattagtaattttgtttgaaagcgcaTACAAATCAAACGATTATTACATtggctatgacgtcattagttcgagccattttgtatggggcgtttttcagggatccgcggcagcgccgcaaatctgactctttaaatccctgtagctccgaaagtaatgatcgcagataccctgttacttttacaaaattgctttactattagtatactcttaatttatatacaatttaaaaaactgtcatcatcccttaaACTTAATCTAAtactacaaagaaaaataaataaataaaacaatgtatttctaaaactaacaaactaagtaatataaacattaaatgtACTAACACTAGATTAAGAAAACTATTGTAACACTAGAGTATAAGGAAattaaaaggctttattattattattattactaattatgagagccgtgatagcccagtatgagagccgtgatagcccagtggaaatgacctctgcctccgattccggagggtgtgggttcgaatccggtccggggcatgcacctccaacttttcagttgtgtgcattttaagaaattaaatatcacgtgtctcaatcggtgaaggaaaacatcgtgaggaaacctgcataccagagaattatcttaattctctgcgtgtgtgaagtctgccaatccgcattaggccagcgtggtggactattggcctaacccctctcattctgaaaggagactcgagctcagcagtgagccgaatatgggttgatgacgatgatgctCATTTCATTACAGTGTTATTGATAATAACTAGCTTATTATACTTAGACAATGTGGATTTTGGTCACAGAGGAGATTTATCGGTTTCACTTCtagaggtggatttacaaaacggaggtcctgggttcgatccccggctgggcagattgagattttcttaattagtccaggtctggctggtggaaggcttcggccgtggctagttaccaccctacctgcaaagacgcaccgccatgcgatttagcgttccggtacgatgccgtgtagaaaccaaaaggggtgtggattttcatcctcctcctaacaagttagcccgcttccatcttagactgcatcatcacttaccatcaggtgggattgtagtcaagggctaacttgtaaagaataaaaaaaaagttacttttgGTTACTACccatacccctaccatacccctaccctaccacgtgacagaagcttaaaaaacggagtaacttctcccgttttcccaacatttcccttcactgttctgctcctattgatcgtagcgtgatgaaaagtatagtgtaacccctagaagtatgaagaataattttactaattttcgttaaaatctgtcaagTAGCATCATTTTTGgattcagtatcgatcactaatcaccccctgatagttattttggaaaagattttttatgtacagatttattataagtatagatatttatgTAGAACCATTTTTTAAAGTTACTGAACTCACAACTTAACATTTTATACGTACAATATTTAGGTTTAAATAACActtatgcgactcaatgaaattaagacaattagctcCCTTTGTTCGTCTCAGTTTCGACatgctagtgacatatctaatagtttaaaatcaatgtaatacggtcattttacatcaagtgtaTTAGTACACGCATGATAACttcattttgttgaaataaccagaaataatgatgatgttatatgatgataatgacgaaaAAGTTTTGCCACTTGATGTAATGGTTTATGTTTAGTAATGTACACGAACAATTTAATTAGCAAGTCTATATTATGACTTGTTAaagagttaaaaatataaaccaaaTATAAACACATCGCCAGTGTATCAAAAGCTACTGACCTGactatattattaaactagACGGTCATTATTAGAATACTGTTAACGAGTTTATACTTTGACCTATGCAAAGTTTACAAGCAAACACTCAACCGTCCACGTGTCTTATATCAACAACTATTGTCTTCGCCATTAGTTGCTTATATTATCTTTGTGACAATTTGAGTGTTTAACTCTATTGTTAGGGAAGGTTTGATAGAGCCGGGTGCATAGAGAACGTGCagtactcagactaattatagaaggacctgtatcgcactcatagtcacgaacaaaattgactGTCATTTTCTTAGGAAAAccagcttagatttggtatatatcttaaagtaaactagaagtttttgtccgttttttacacaattcaattacacaaaaaggtatttttacggagctctttaaccgacgaactcgattacaactatttaacatcgactctatagagacagtttttataatcgcattagatcgttgatcatatactttgacagaaaagtaacgtctagcgaggcaggtcctatacaataattggtctgaggtgcaGTAGGACGCAAGAGCCAAGAGCACCCTGCACCGGTTTGATTGACATAATAACGTGGTGCAGGTAGCGAGGGGGGCTCCGCCTCGCTTAGTACTTCAGTAGAGTCGCGCCCGTTGCACGCTACAGTCGCGTGACGCGTAGCCGCTAGTCTATGGTGTCCCGCGCGATGGCGGCTTGCGGCTTGGAAGCTGCGTGATGTTGAAGCATGCTCAGCGGCCGCCGGCGGCGAACGATGCCGACCACCGCTACCAGAACATGCCGCGGCGGCCGCACCACCACCTCCCGCTCAACGTCTCCACCCTGGACTCCTCCAAGCATTCTGTGGGAGGCACCTCTGCGAGCGTCAGCCCAGGGGCTCAACCGCCCCCAACGACCGCTCCCATACCAGTCGTGACCCCAATACCAGTTGTATCACCGCCGAAACTCGCGAACGGAAACGCTACAGGAGTTACAATTCCAATACGAACTGTATCAAGGACACGAAGCACGCGTGCAGCCACAGAAGAGGCTCTGACATCCTTAGCTTTGCTCTGCCTCGTCAGTTTACTGCTAGCTTTACTTGCGTTATTGTTTCTATTGAAGATATCCGCGCCAGCGACCAGTTCGCCCGAGGAATTCGCTGTGGTGTACGAAGTGACGTTAGCACTGTGCGCGTTGACACTATCGTTGAACCTATGTTGTTTACTAGTTTGTGCTATCCAGTTCTTGTTCGCCGTGAAGCTAGTGCATTCCCCCTCAGCGCCTAACGGCCGGTGAGTTGAAACTGTTTACATCAATCTGGTCTCGGCTCTGGGACTATTATCCGTTAAGAATACCAAAGAACCGGTTTCGCTGAATGCTCATTGCGTTCCAGTATGTTAGGATACTCGTAAAATGACATCGAATGGACATTGAGATTGTTTCACTAATACGCACAATGTTTGGAAGTTGGAACTTCACAGTTGAATTTGCGACATTTCAATACCGCAAGTTCGTATTTACGAGTaggttatgtacctacataaaccTACAGTAACTGTAagcagagttttttttaatgaaaccaTTATGGATCTCCTCATTATTTATAACAGTTAATATCGATAGCTGTCGTGCAGCCGACGAATATGAATTTCAAATTGGAAGTGACCGGTTTCGATTTAGTTAATCCACCACATTTTTCCCGTATCATTGTCGGATCGTGTAGGCTGAGGCAGGTGGTAACGGTCCCTCGTGGCGGTTACATCTGAATAGCGATAAAAAATGAACAACGCTCAACGGTTGATAACTTGCACGGTTTTTTATATCGTGATAAATAGACGGTAGGTATGTTTACGTATAAAAAACACACTGAAACCTTGAATATGTCGTCTATcaggtattaaaataaacaatgcaCTGTCAATATAATTTTGATGTAGATCACAGCtcctaatattttaattacatcgAAATCTACAGGGTAATTAtataactcggtgtaccattcaaacaatcagtCACTAGGTACATCGTTTTTCTTCATATTTTCGGTGttacaatcatctaacatcgtattttcaacgaaTCAACAGaagtatcttcattttacgtaaagttgCAGTAGTATAGAATTGGTAGTAGCAAATAGTAaggttatttcaacgaaaaacagttatttacgtaatttctttaaaataatcatgtaaGATGATCGCTAATTtgccatttgatgtaaaattacGTAgtcatttcgttaaaataactatgttagctgatcataattacgaaaatatgatgaaaaacgatgtagcgactcattatttgaatggtacaccgagttacataataaccctactGATCTCATCGAATGAATGAACTGTGCTTTGATATGCCTGTCAACAATTCAATACTTTGAAAGTTTTCATTCAATGATTATTGAAACAAAACAACGTCAACGTAGACAGagtttctctgtctacgtttaAATCAGTCTTTGAACTTTTtgaccatagattttttttgtttttaaaatattaagtgtttaaagaaaaacaaattattttaaatacgatTGTTCCAATGTAGTTTATAAGCCAGTGTGACTTGATGATTTTAAAGATACCACATTTTATTACTGAATACATTAAAATCTGTCGAAGGAAACTCGAATGGATGACTTCCGGTATCTAGTTAAATGTAAATCCGTGGTTGTCTGAGAACACCGTGCACCGGTACTTGGCAAGGTTCTCCtgattaagtaggtacaatagcTGTACTATAAGTACTAGGGCACTTAAGTACTGGCCGTATAACACTAGAATGATTGAAACCAGGTCGTGTTGTTAGTGTTACTTGGAGTTCCTATTTgtgtaggattttttttttgttttttattctttacaagttagaagagccgatggacgttggtgtcccaaagtgctggaatggcgaccccgcactagtaagcgcagtgttggccgaccccccaccaggtggactgacgacatcaagcgagtcgccgggattcgctggatgcaggtggctcagtatcgtgatgtttggaagaccctacaaaaggcctatgtcctgcagtggacgtccatcggctgatatgatgataatgatgattctttacaagttagcccttgactacaatctcacctgatggatggtaagtgatgatgcaatctaagatggaagcgggctaacttgttaggaggaggatgaaaatctacacccccttcggtttctacacgacatcgtaccggaacgctaaatcgcttggcggtacgtctttgtcggtagggtggtaactagacacggccaaagcctcccaccagccagacctggacaaattaagaaaatctcaatctgcccagccggggatcgaacccaggacctccgtcttgtaaatccaccgcgcataccactgcgccatttGATCTGATTTGTCAGAGATTTTTTTTCCCGTTTTTTCTCTCATTAGTCTGTGCaaaggttcatcatcatcatcatcatgtcaatcgatagacgtccactgcaggacataggccttttgtagggacttccaaacaccacgatactgagccacctgcatccagcgaatccctgcgactcgcttgatgtcgaaTGTCCACCTCTCATCACCAATATTTCTCTCTCCGAGTAACTGCCTTATTGGTCCATTGTTTAGTCTGTTCGGGTTACTCGAGGTTCGAGTACTAAAAATTGGAGGCAAGTGTTGGGATGTGTTATTACACCCCtttgcctcgaagagcacgttaagctgacAGTCCCTGCCTTCATTATTGACATCTTATAttcaatggcgtgcacttcatacatgtattaaagtactgcataccctaagagttgtcttcttagtgcttaataaatacagatttttttagtttgcttaattttattactagtgcataccctgatcgaaaACCTTATGCTCGCCACTGTTGATATTTATAATCAAATAgtcacagagtaaagatcatacCGAGTGAGTCTtaacaagcagcgtggtgaaggcggtgaaagccttaaaaaaaaaacaaacgtcacgcgtctccttgacatccgcatatacaaactttcttCATAATATGCATGtctaacactaacaacaattatgtaaataaatataataatcaataattaattatcaataaaaaatactccatattctttagttttgtgaacagtttttaaaatatttaaaaacataagatgccatttttctcgaataatattgaaaattacggATGCGAcgtttcgtgtcgtactgactcgagaatgtattcgtttatgaatttcgtatttggagcggctacgacacagAAGAAGAAGacatactttattgcacacaaaaatacagtaataaataaaaacattaatattcTAAACCAGAGTTTccaaaacttttttgtgtcgtagacccttgccatgtttttgcgtgttgggtagaccccctacttatttgatattgattttctgtatcctacaacttacacaattttataaacatactagctgacgccgtgcggtttcacccgcgtggttcccgttcccgtaggaatacggataatatacagcctatagccttcctcgataaatgggctatataacactgaaagaatttttcaaatcggaccagtagttcctgtcaAGTCCTGTcctgttcaatcaaacaaacaaacaaattcttcagctttataatattaaaatagatataatattttttttacttcatagttacttttaaaataatgtatgttttgatattataagataatatgatgtaaaaaataggtactatcagtgtatgtgttatgatccactgtcgtggaaaccattttcatttaattgacctccaaattttttttcgctgtcatagaccccttgcagtttgtcatagagtcctaggggtcgatatagactactttgggaatcactgatctaaacttagcatgcaaattattactttaagtaatctctaccacacacagtcgtgttccgtacgctacgTCTCTATATTATTGATAATCTGTGGTATGAGTAAGCATTTGCCAAAACTGCCGATCATAGCACCAATCATGGTCAAGTCCAGGCGTGTTGCGACTCGGCACAACACTAGGCGCTTATGACAACAAGTTTATAAGGTCAGCGAGCGTTCGCGGAAGACGACCGGTTCCCACCTACCTGTCGCCGCCGACAAGCTGGATTCCTACAAAGCCTACAATCACTCGCCACAGCCAACGAAAACGTGATAACGTTACTCTTACATTCCTATCTCACAATGCGATAACCAATGAATAACGGCCTTCGTTCTCCAtattataatagggatgatgattaggtttgaatatattgatttttatgatacattgggtaaataaggtcaatgttaactaatttatacataaaaagcaaagaataactggatatttgcaaaatgaataagattataaagggggatggcgaaagtgggagtcacattCAGAAATGTTGTACACtcttacatttatattaattaaaactattattttataagatgcttttaaaaaaaatattgagattttacagaacgggaatcaagattacttctTTATTTAGcatagtaattttaattttaattattaatgcattttaagattggttaccattttctttttttcttagtttaatcacgattaaCAACTATTAATGGGCTTCtattatgtacgctacttctatctgctagtcccaaaatacatgcaacctcgccattctcctttcaaaatctaattaaaaatcttttatcgtaattagatgaaaattcatacagttttagctaccttacattaaatgtgtcatttttcaataaataaactatatacataatcgcacaaataacaaacgcttatacaaatctaacgatcattatgacctacgacgtcattaattcgtaccattttgtatggggagtttttcagagatccgcggcagcgccgcaaatctgaccctttaaatccctgtagctccgaaagtaatgatcgcagataccctgttacttttacaagattgcattactattagcatacttctaatttacatgcaattttaaaaatctgtcatcatccctattacgccgtgcggtttcacccgcgtggttctcgttcccgttggaatacggggataatatatagcctatagccttcctcgacaaatgggctatctaacactgaaaaattattcaaatcggacgagcagttcctgagattagcgcattcaaacaaataaagaaaccgtacagcgttataatattagtattgatttttTTGGTAGCTACTTAGTTAcaatattctatactaatattatatagagctaaagtttgtgatattgtaacATGTTatctctggacctactgaaccgattttgaaaaacaatCTCTTTCCACTATAAAGACACGTCAATTGTAAGTTTTAtaagctactagcggacgcccgcgacttcgtccgcgtgaaagtcgatttaaactttcaactacccctaccctaccctacccctaattttctttgctataaacctcacggagcccgagacctttccaacgaatgcaaaaccgtggaaaccggttcgtgcgttctgaagttatagcgtcaggaaggaaaccccgacttatttttatacagtagaagatattttatccccgtattaccgTTCCCACGTACGACAAACGACgccccgcgtagtttccgttccgtTCCAGTGAAAAtatcgggataaaatatagcctatgacactcacgaaTAACATGGGTTTctagtggttaaagaattttcaatatcggtttagtaaatccagagataaaccacaaactttacctctttaggataataattatataggtactatcagtATAGCAGTAAATATGGTAAAGATTAGACACTCCTACGTATAGGTACATTCattatgttagatttttaattatttaaataattataaatacataagacaacatataaaaactccttcttccagataaatgttttaatctgtactgtttattaatgataatggttttattctgaggttggtagggtattgtgatatactctatgtaaaagaggcgaacatgcgattatgtggcgtgaagtttatttaattaatgtattatccatctaccaaagtaacgatttgtttaagaatgagtaataagttatttgaaatacagtttatacattccagcttgtgttattttattcctttgcttttatcagaagtgagagtacctacgaacacgatgtcattacctacattaaagtcgatctacagaaagaaatgtaacggcatttaaatgaagtgtgtatttgggaaacagtggtttacattacgagaaatgcgataaaaatcatacgtgtgtacaaccattaagtatgtataccactgacggctatgggacgcacgccgcactggtcccggtaaaagtatttatgcgatgtcggttgtcgatgcttacaatatctaacaagaatgaagaaacgtaaacgtaacacacttataccatgttgacgatatttatgagcaaaacagtcaaacagtccaacagcactcataagaggatattatttgaaaaactgcgagagaacagagaagaacgtgtaaattaataacaaaatacaaagatgcatgtgtggtgttagctgcagagttatatgagatggaatcctgttggtttgacggatgagaaataccaatgatgtctaaatatattaaactaggtgtctggtgagttttattattttgattaaacagcctcataaattattcagttgtgactaatatgaaataaaattacaaagaataaataatcactaggtgaaactaagtatggttgataggttgtcagtttgtctggcttattgtcaaaacatttttgttagatgactatatctaggaaaccaaaatcatttaagtgaaaagtacacacacacacacacacatacacactgctcaagaaattaacgtatgaagacagaccactctagggttgttaggatgtaggacactggcataatgtaatattgagaaatcttaattatagaactacattacatccgttgctgacatgggactaaaatgaattaactaaaatattgtttttttttgtgcctgtaacttcaaactatacatttgttatatgtgagtttttatgactgaataacataaaaattaaaaatatatgaagttttatgtaatggttcaagtattattttaggccttgatgtaggtacctgataacaagttttgagacagctattacaatattttcagataggatttgcttagatatatcattatgtagattactgtatgtacttaatataaatttttttaaatcttttaagaaattggattgatagatttcttgaaaaataaatttgtagttatgtttgaaaacctatttaactattcaagcgttgacaacatgccttcagcctatttagtatagaacagttattaacaatctgcagcaacacagtaaatgattcttatccatgaatattattatattcggcttatctacaagagtactaagagatattatgatattcatcttaatgaaatcttataattaattaaattggagatttttttttagggtgatattaaaaagttacttgtgtgacaattgagtaataaataattaattataataatatcattgatcacaaattgtcttagagcccagtctgtatggacttcaagtaaagagacacagattgccataaataggttgtaaaatatttgtctaagacatattttgacagttttgtgggtgggtgacgttgggctctcttttcattaatggtcatgtgcagatgtatagattctacatacaagtaaattaaccatactattgctgttgttttagattcaatcaatcagtttaatatttgcagatacactagtgtatttaatccatgtctca
This genomic interval from Bicyclus anynana chromosome 17, ilBicAnyn1.1, whole genome shotgun sequence contains the following:
- the LOC112049436 gene encoding uncharacterized protein LOC112049436, with translation MLKHAQRPPAANDADHRYQNMPRRPHHHLPLNVSTLDSSKHSVGGTSASVSPGAQPPPTTAPIPVVTPIPVVSPPKLANGNATGVTIPIRTVSRTRSTRAATEEALTSLALLCLVSLLLALLALLFLLKISAPATSSPEEFAVVYEVTLALCALTLSLNLCCLLVCAIQFLFAVKLVHSPSAPNGRSNKYLQKSAITRVCAVGGFFISIPVFLTGIILYTFIQFHSTPAIVTSVFIGVGIIFCGCAMVHNVFVWQKEKTNLVKAFRSPDMTTTNMSANNTNMNTSNGVIMGNGHLNNTGVGGNLSFHSMTAPYTHPITLLQQGGPYIIRPPTSTPPGEGAATPGVPAATIDLSHDAHELSTLV